A window from Zingiber officinale cultivar Zhangliang chromosome 7A, Zo_v1.1, whole genome shotgun sequence encodes these proteins:
- the LOC122001176 gene encoding probable pectate lyase 4, whose product MGGFRWLCCFSIQAPSQSPRPQSSSPSPFPPQPTPPGAPPSAWISAAPTSLMATLPYAHVDGSLRALAGQAEGFGRFAIGGLRGPVHYVTSLADGGPGSLREACCMREPLWIVFEVSGTIHLSSYLRVSSYKTIDGRGQRIKLTGKGLQLKECEHVIVCNLEFEGGRGHDVDGIQIKPKSKHIWIDRCSLQDYDDGLIDITRESTDITVSRCHFSNHDKTMLIGADSSHITDRCIRVTIHHCFFDGTIQRHPRLRFGKVHLYNNYTRSWGIYAVCASVEAQILSQCNIYEAGQKKLVFKYMPEKAADRQEVIAGWIRSEGDMFLNGAQPGLLDAGIQSVFHPLEHYPSWTVEPASLALKEVLQVCTGWQAITRPADC is encoded by the exons ATGGGAGGCTTTCGGTGGCTCTGCTGCTTCTCGATCCAGGCGCCTTCGCAATCGCCTCGCCCTCAAAGCTCGTCTCCCTCCCCGTTTCCGCCGCAGCCGACTCCTCCGGGGGCTCCTCCCTCCGCTTGGATATCTGCGGCTCCGACCTCCTTGATGGCCACTTTGCCTTACGCTCACGTCGACGGGAGCTTGCGTGCCCTCGCTGGACAAGCCGAAGGCTTCGGCCGCTTCGCCATTGGAGGGCTCCGTGGACCCGTCCACTACGTCACCTCCTTGGCAG ATGGCGGCCCTGGTTCACTTCGTGAGGCATGCTGCATGAGGGAACCACTCTGGATTGTTTTTGAAGTTTCAGGAACCATTCACCTTTCTTCCTACCTGAGGGTATCGTCATATAAGACAATCGATGGTCGAGGACAGAGGATAAAGTTGACTGGTAAAGGTTTACAGCTGAAAGAATGTGAACATGTAATTGTTTGCAATCTAGAATTCGAAGGTGGCAGAGGACATGATGTTGATGGTATTCAGATAAAGCCCAAGTCGAAGCATATTTGGATAGACCGCTGCAGTTTACAAGATTACGATGACGGACTGATTGATATTACTCGTGAAAGTACCGATATAACTGTTTCAAG ATGCCACTTCAGCAATCATGACAAAACAATGCTTATTGGAGCAGATAGCAGTCATATTACTGACAGATGTATCCGTGTTACCATTCACCATTGTTTCTTCGATGGAACTATACAGAGACATCCTCGACTTCGATTTGGCAAAGTTCACCTTTATAACAATTACACGAGAAGCTGGGGCATATATGCTGTCTGTGCCAGTGTAGAAGCTCAG ATCTTGTCTCAATGCAATATTTATGAAGCAGGACAAAAGAAGTTGGTATTCAAGTACATGCCTGAGAAG GCAGCCGATCGACAAGAGGTGATCGCGGGATGGATAAGGTCTGAAGGCGACATGTTTCTGAATGGTGCCCAGCCAGGTTTGCTGGATGCTGGTATTCAAAGTGTTTTCCATCCCTTAGAACATTATCCGTCATGGACTGTGGAACCTGCGTCCCTGGCTCTTAAAGAAGTCCTCCAAGTATGTACTGGATGGCAAGCAATCACAAGGCCAGCAGATTGTTGA